A DNA window from Ahaetulla prasina isolate Xishuangbanna chromosome 7, ASM2864084v1, whole genome shotgun sequence contains the following coding sequences:
- the RPAP3 gene encoding RNA polymerase II-associated protein 3 isoform X2, which produces MSSPNKAIELQLQIRQNAEELQDFVKDLESWEKDIKEKDHDLRHQSGTAEKDLPPIRNEAYKKKKSKGSKQTIEENKKNKIKSYDYEAWAKLDVDKILEEFDKEDTTHDSVSDSEEDGIHIDTEKALAEKEKGNTYFKQKNYDAAVECYTKGMNADPYNPALPTNRASAFFRLKKFSMAESDCNLALALNKNYTKAYSRRGATRFVLRNFKGAKEDYEKVLELDPNNFEAKNELKKIEQALLSKENCQAEETDTFSKVEITEDELKQLEEEQLKQKAMAEKDLGNRYFKEGKYEIAIECYTRGIAADGTNALLPANRAMAYLKVQKYEEAEEDCTRAVLFDSSYSKAFARRGTARAALGKLKEAMQDFESVLKLEPGNKQAMNEITKLKNELIAKGFLSDTEYFGLPQNESEIQNLVKPIDKPLHLRSAKPLRRINIEEINNDVLNANLMPTRQSEPSQSETQELISIKNQNEDFSSPSGTPKAKLLKIEEIGDPLLTESVTTNAVKEKTSLQPSAIKNQTKIENYIISSVSEFSMPPVPVNSFQLESDFRKLKSYPDQLYRYLKFIREILVQQSGFFLDFLFFFFSGIVLDWALIIIFFSVSYAA; this is translated from the exons GATTTACCCCCAATTCGGAATGAAGCttacaaaaaaaagaagagcAAAGGGAGCAAACAAACAATTGaggaaaacaaaaagaacaaGATAAAATCTTATGATTATGAAGCTTGGGCAAAGCTGGATGTG GATAAGATACTTGAAGAATTTGATAAGGAAGATACCACTCATGACTCAGTGTCAGATTCTGAGGAAGATGGAATTCACATTGATACAGAAAAAGCTCTTGCTGAGAAAGAAAag GGCAATacttattttaaacaaaaaaactatGACGCTGCAGTAGAATGCTACACAAAAGGAATGAATGCAGATCCTTACAATCCAGCTTTGCCTACAAATAGAGCATCTGCCTTTTTTCGGCTAAAGAA GTTTTCTATGGCTGAATCTGATTGCAATTTAGCCCTTGCCTTAAACAAAAATTACACAAAGGCTTATAGCAGAAGAGGGGCAACTCGTTTTGTGTTACGAAATTTTAAGGGTGCCAAAGAAG ATTATGAAAAGGTTTTGGAATTGGATCCAAACAACTTTGAAGCAAAGAATGAACTTAAGAAAATTGAACAG GCTCTCTTGTCAAAAGAAAACTGTCAGGCTGAAGAAACAGATACTTTTAGCAAAGTAGAAATTACAGAAGATGAACTGAAACAATTGGAGGAGGAGCAGTTGAAGCAAAAGGCTATGGCAGAAAAAGATTTG GGTAACAGATATTTCAAAGAAGGTAAATATGAAATAGCAATAGAATGTTACACACGTGGAATAGCAGCAGATGGCACCAATGCACTTCTTCCAGCAAACAGAGCTATGGCCTATCTAAAAGTTCAAAA ATATGAAGAAGCAGAGGAAGATTGCACCCGAGCTGTGTTATTTGATTCTTCATATTCTAAAGCCTTTGCCAGAAGAGGCACAGCTAGAGCTGCTCTTGGAAAActaaaagaagctatgcaag ATTTCGAAAGTGTCCTGAAGCTGGAACCTGGAAATAAGCAAGCAATGAATGAAATAACAAAGCTTAAAAAT GAGTTAATCGCAAAAGGTTTTTTGTCAGACACTGAATATTTTGGACTACCACAGAATGAATCAGAAATACAAAATCTGGTAAAACCCATTGATAAACCCTTGCATCTGAGATCAGCT aaacctttaagaagaataaacATTGAGGAAATCAATAATGATGTCCTAAATGCAAATTTGATGCCCACCAGACAATCCGAGCCTAGTCAATCTGAAACACAGGAATTAATATCTATTAAGAATCAAAATGAAGATTTCTCTTCTCCATCTGGGACTCCCAAAGCAAAGCTgctgaaaatagaagaaattggtGATCCTTTGTTGACTGA ATCTGTTACCACAAATGCTGTGAAAGAAAAAACATCACTTCAGCCTAGTGCTATAAAAAATCAAACTAAGATAGAAAACTACATTATTTCTTCTGTGTCTGAATTTTCCATGCCTCCAGTCCCTGTGAATTCTTTCCAACTTGAATCAGATTTCCGAAAATTAAAAAGTTACCCCGATCAATTGTATAGATATTTGAAG tttatcagagagatccTTGTGCAACaatctggtttcttcttggatttcttgtttttctttttcagtggtattgttttGGACTGGGCTttaattatcatatttttcagtgtttcctATGCTGCTTGA
- the RPAP3 gene encoding RNA polymerase II-associated protein 3 isoform X1, whose product MSSPNKAIELQLQIRQNAEELQDFVKDLESWEKDIKEKDHDLRHQSGTAEKDLPPIRNEAYKKKKSKGSKQTIEENKKNKIKSYDYEAWAKLDVDKILEEFDKEDTTHDSVSDSEEDGIHIDTEKALAEKEKGNTYFKQKNYDAAVECYTKGMNADPYNPALPTNRASAFFRLKKFSMAESDCNLALALNKNYTKAYSRRGATRFVLRNFKGAKEDYEKVLELDPNNFEAKNELKKIEQALLSKENCQAEETDTFSKVEITEDELKQLEEEQLKQKAMAEKDLGNRYFKEGKYEIAIECYTRGIAADGTNALLPANRAMAYLKVQKYEEAEEDCTRAVLFDSSYSKAFARRGTARAALGKLKEAMQDFESVLKLEPGNKQAMNEITKLKNELIAKGFLSDTEYFGLPQNESEIQNLVKPIDKPLHLRSAKPLRRINIEEINNDVLNANLMPTRQSEPSQSETQELISIKNQNEDFSSPSGTPKAKLLKIEEIGDPLLTESVTTNAVKEKTSLQPSAIKNQTKIENYIISSVSEFSMPPVPVNSFQLESDFRKLKSYPDQLYRYLKQIEPSLYPNLFQKSLDPEVFCQILKILQDFHTKKEEPLLILEILHKLSESKRFDMAVMFMSESEKKTVRCLFDHLEQSHLEDSSIKQLKIKYSI is encoded by the exons GATTTACCCCCAATTCGGAATGAAGCttacaaaaaaaagaagagcAAAGGGAGCAAACAAACAATTGaggaaaacaaaaagaacaaGATAAAATCTTATGATTATGAAGCTTGGGCAAAGCTGGATGTG GATAAGATACTTGAAGAATTTGATAAGGAAGATACCACTCATGACTCAGTGTCAGATTCTGAGGAAGATGGAATTCACATTGATACAGAAAAAGCTCTTGCTGAGAAAGAAAag GGCAATacttattttaaacaaaaaaactatGACGCTGCAGTAGAATGCTACACAAAAGGAATGAATGCAGATCCTTACAATCCAGCTTTGCCTACAAATAGAGCATCTGCCTTTTTTCGGCTAAAGAA GTTTTCTATGGCTGAATCTGATTGCAATTTAGCCCTTGCCTTAAACAAAAATTACACAAAGGCTTATAGCAGAAGAGGGGCAACTCGTTTTGTGTTACGAAATTTTAAGGGTGCCAAAGAAG ATTATGAAAAGGTTTTGGAATTGGATCCAAACAACTTTGAAGCAAAGAATGAACTTAAGAAAATTGAACAG GCTCTCTTGTCAAAAGAAAACTGTCAGGCTGAAGAAACAGATACTTTTAGCAAAGTAGAAATTACAGAAGATGAACTGAAACAATTGGAGGAGGAGCAGTTGAAGCAAAAGGCTATGGCAGAAAAAGATTTG GGTAACAGATATTTCAAAGAAGGTAAATATGAAATAGCAATAGAATGTTACACACGTGGAATAGCAGCAGATGGCACCAATGCACTTCTTCCAGCAAACAGAGCTATGGCCTATCTAAAAGTTCAAAA ATATGAAGAAGCAGAGGAAGATTGCACCCGAGCTGTGTTATTTGATTCTTCATATTCTAAAGCCTTTGCCAGAAGAGGCACAGCTAGAGCTGCTCTTGGAAAActaaaagaagctatgcaag ATTTCGAAAGTGTCCTGAAGCTGGAACCTGGAAATAAGCAAGCAATGAATGAAATAACAAAGCTTAAAAAT GAGTTAATCGCAAAAGGTTTTTTGTCAGACACTGAATATTTTGGACTACCACAGAATGAATCAGAAATACAAAATCTGGTAAAACCCATTGATAAACCCTTGCATCTGAGATCAGCT aaacctttaagaagaataaacATTGAGGAAATCAATAATGATGTCCTAAATGCAAATTTGATGCCCACCAGACAATCCGAGCCTAGTCAATCTGAAACACAGGAATTAATATCTATTAAGAATCAAAATGAAGATTTCTCTTCTCCATCTGGGACTCCCAAAGCAAAGCTgctgaaaatagaagaaattggtGATCCTTTGTTGACTGA ATCTGTTACCACAAATGCTGTGAAAGAAAAAACATCACTTCAGCCTAGTGCTATAAAAAATCAAACTAAGATAGAAAACTACATTATTTCTTCTGTGTCTGAATTTTCCATGCCTCCAGTCCCTGTGAATTCTTTCCAACTTGAATCAGATTTCCGAAAATTAAAAAGTTACCCCGATCAATTGTATAGATATTTGAAG CAAATTGAGCCTTCCCTTTATCCTAACCTCTTCCAAAAATCATTGGATCCAGAGGTTTTTTGCCAAATCTTGAAAATTCTACAGGATTTTCATACTAA GAAAGAAGAGCCTTTACTTATCCTTGAAATTTTGCACAAATTATCAGAATCCAAAAGATTTGATATGGCAGTTATGTTTATGTCAGAGTCAGAGAAAAAAA CTGTACGTTGTTTATTTGATCATTTGGAACAATCTCATTTGGAAGATTCTTCTATTAAGCAACTCAAGATAAAATACAGCATTTAA
- the RPAP3 gene encoding RNA polymerase II-associated protein 3 isoform X4: MSSPNKAIELQLQIRQNAEELQDFVKDLESWEKDIKEKDHDLRHQSGTAEKDLPPIRNEAYKKKKSKGSKQTIEENKKNKIKSYDYEAWAKLDVDKILEEFDKEDTTHDSVSDSEEDGIHIDTEKALAEKEKGNTYFKQKNYDAAVECYTKGMNADPYNPALPTNRASAFFRLKKFSMAESDCNLALALNKNYTKAYSRRGATRFVLRNFKGAKEDYEKVLELDPNNFEAKNELKKIEQALLSKENCQAEETDTFSKVEITEDELKQLEEEQLKQKAMAEKDLGNRYFKEGKYEIAIECYTRGIAADGTNALLPANRAMAYLKVQKYEEAEEDCTRAVLFDSSYSKAFARRGTARAALGKLKEAMQDFESVLKLEPGNKQAMNEITKLKNELIAKGFLSDTEYFGLPQNESEIQNLVKPIDKPLHLRSAKPLRRINIEEINNDVLNANLMPTRQSEPSQSETQELISIKNQNEDFSSPSGTPKAKLLKIEEIGDPLLTESVTTNAVKEKTSLQPSAIKNQTKIENYIISSVSEFSMPPVPVNSFQLESDFRKLKSYPDQLYRYLKV; this comes from the exons GATTTACCCCCAATTCGGAATGAAGCttacaaaaaaaagaagagcAAAGGGAGCAAACAAACAATTGaggaaaacaaaaagaacaaGATAAAATCTTATGATTATGAAGCTTGGGCAAAGCTGGATGTG GATAAGATACTTGAAGAATTTGATAAGGAAGATACCACTCATGACTCAGTGTCAGATTCTGAGGAAGATGGAATTCACATTGATACAGAAAAAGCTCTTGCTGAGAAAGAAAag GGCAATacttattttaaacaaaaaaactatGACGCTGCAGTAGAATGCTACACAAAAGGAATGAATGCAGATCCTTACAATCCAGCTTTGCCTACAAATAGAGCATCTGCCTTTTTTCGGCTAAAGAA GTTTTCTATGGCTGAATCTGATTGCAATTTAGCCCTTGCCTTAAACAAAAATTACACAAAGGCTTATAGCAGAAGAGGGGCAACTCGTTTTGTGTTACGAAATTTTAAGGGTGCCAAAGAAG ATTATGAAAAGGTTTTGGAATTGGATCCAAACAACTTTGAAGCAAAGAATGAACTTAAGAAAATTGAACAG GCTCTCTTGTCAAAAGAAAACTGTCAGGCTGAAGAAACAGATACTTTTAGCAAAGTAGAAATTACAGAAGATGAACTGAAACAATTGGAGGAGGAGCAGTTGAAGCAAAAGGCTATGGCAGAAAAAGATTTG GGTAACAGATATTTCAAAGAAGGTAAATATGAAATAGCAATAGAATGTTACACACGTGGAATAGCAGCAGATGGCACCAATGCACTTCTTCCAGCAAACAGAGCTATGGCCTATCTAAAAGTTCAAAA ATATGAAGAAGCAGAGGAAGATTGCACCCGAGCTGTGTTATTTGATTCTTCATATTCTAAAGCCTTTGCCAGAAGAGGCACAGCTAGAGCTGCTCTTGGAAAActaaaagaagctatgcaag ATTTCGAAAGTGTCCTGAAGCTGGAACCTGGAAATAAGCAAGCAATGAATGAAATAACAAAGCTTAAAAAT GAGTTAATCGCAAAAGGTTTTTTGTCAGACACTGAATATTTTGGACTACCACAGAATGAATCAGAAATACAAAATCTGGTAAAACCCATTGATAAACCCTTGCATCTGAGATCAGCT aaacctttaagaagaataaacATTGAGGAAATCAATAATGATGTCCTAAATGCAAATTTGATGCCCACCAGACAATCCGAGCCTAGTCAATCTGAAACACAGGAATTAATATCTATTAAGAATCAAAATGAAGATTTCTCTTCTCCATCTGGGACTCCCAAAGCAAAGCTgctgaaaatagaagaaattggtGATCCTTTGTTGACTGA ATCTGTTACCACAAATGCTGTGAAAGAAAAAACATCACTTCAGCCTAGTGCTATAAAAAATCAAACTAAGATAGAAAACTACATTATTTCTTCTGTGTCTGAATTTTCCATGCCTCCAGTCCCTGTGAATTCTTTCCAACTTGAATCAGATTTCCGAAAATTAAAAAGTTACCCCGATCAATTGTATAGATATTTGAAG gtgtga